The genomic DNA TTATTTGCTAAATTAGGTAATTAAAACACGCAACGAAATCATACAAAAACACGTTAACTTTAATGTTAGAGCAAGTTTTCAGAAATGGATAAAGTTAGTTTATTTTCGATTTTTTTTGTATTTTAAAAAAGTAAAAACCGAAAAACTATGTTGCCAAAATTCGCAAACACGCTGAATTCTCACTCAAACTCTGAATTGAATTCTGTCTGACTTTTTAACTGGTTTACGGAATCGATATCTGAAGTGAAAACTCGGATTTTCACTCAATCGGAACTTAGCAAATTGCGAAATTAAAAATTTTTAAAACTATTATTATGGACAAAACAATTACAGAATTTTCTTTAGGCTTATTTACTTGGCAAGCTTTAATAATAATTTCCTTTGGACTTTGGATTTTTTGCCTAATAGATATTTTAAGAAACCAATTTCAGAAAAACGACAAAGTAATTTGGGCTTTAGTTGTTATATTACTTCCATTTATAGGTTCACTTTTATATTTATTTATTGGAAAAAGTAAAAAATTAAAACTGAATTAATACCTTAAAAAAAATAAAAAATACATAGCTAGCTCTAGCCTACTTGCAAAAATCCTCTCGGATATTCTATGCGGTTTGTATTTACTAAATTAGTTGCTAAACCAACGCAAAAAAGTATATAAAAAACCTTAGCGATAATTAACCTAAATATGAAAACAGTAAAACGAATTCTTAAATTCATCCTTGTAATTATTGGAGCTTTGCTGGTATTTATCGCGGTGATGCTTCTAGTAGATAAACAAAGCACCAATTACTTAAATAGTAAAAATATTAAATCTGCTAATAATAATTCTTTCCTTATTACCAATGTTAATATAATTCCAATGAACCAAGACACTGTTTTAGTAAACAAAATGGTGTACATAAAAGATGGAATAATTCAAAAAATTGGAAATAAGATTGAAACAAATGGAGTTGAAACTCTTGATGCAAAAAACAAATATCTAACACCTGGTCTTATAGATATGCATGTTCATGTATGGGATAGATATGAACTTGGGCTATATTTATCTAATGGAGTTACAGCAGTTCGAAATTTATGGGGTATGCCAATGCATCTAAGAATTAAAGAAGAAGCAAACAATAACGAAATTATTTCACCTATATTTTTTACAACAGGACCTAAACTTACAGGTCCAGAATTTATAGGAGATGATAACTTAAATCTAAACAATCCACATGAAGCTAAAGAAAAAGTAATCTCGTTTAAAAAAAGAGGTTACGATTTTATCAAAACTTACTATGGATTGGATAAAGAAATCTTTGATGCCGTGATTGAACAGGCAAAAGTTTCTAACATTGATATTGTTGCTCATCCATCTCAAAAAGTACCATATTCTTATCATTTTAATTCACAGATAAAATCTATAGAACATGTAGAGGAAATAATTCAACAACCGCTAAACTACAACTTATTAGATACACTAAAATTAAAAGAAGTAGTTAACGATTTCTCAAAATCAAAACATAGTGCTTTTAGTCCAACTTTAACAGTTTACAACAACATCTATCAAATGCTTATTAATGATAATATTTTAGAATTAGAACAACTTCAATTCATGAATCCGCTTATTAAAAGAATTGATAGTAAAGCACAATTTGACAGATGGCACAGCACTAAACTAAGAGATTCTTCAATTATTAAGGCTATAAAGAACCAGCATGATTTGCATATAAAAATCATTAAAAAATTACATAAAGAAGGTGTTACTTTTATTTGCGGAACAGATGCTGGAATAGGAGTAACAATTCCTGGCTTTTCAATTCATCAAGAACTAGCATTCTATAAAGAAGCTGGACTTTCCAATTATGAAGTACTTAAAACAGCTACAATAAATGCTTCAAAAACTCATTCTATTATGAACAATATGGGAACCATTGAAGTTGGCAAAATTGCGAACTTATTACTAACAGATAGCAATCCTTTGTTAGAATTATCTACATTAAAAAACCCATCAACCATTTTTATAAAAGGTAGAAAATTGAACAAAGATTCTCTTGAAAATTTTGAAGAAAAGGCTAGGAACCGGAAAAACTTAATAGCATCCGCTGTAAGATATTTAGAGCACTTGATATTTGAAAAATAAAACACCACTAACAACGTGAATATTAATTGCATTAGCATGTTCTTATTTGGAAAATTGCCAGTAAATTTTCTATTAAGTTTTTACTTGCTAAATATATACCAGAAAAGAAAATACAATATTCATAAAGACAACACTAAAAAACCCGATTCATTTGAATCGGGTTTTTATTTTTACTTTTTCATATATATTATTATCTAATCCTGCTCTAAAAGGCTTAACTCTTTAATTTTATTTGCATTTTTATTAATTTGAAAAATAGGTTTTAAAAAACCTGCTAATTGATTAAACTCTATTAAAAAAGCATCATGACCGTGAATAGACTTTATTTCATGAATGTTTACATTTTCTTTTATTAATTTTAAGTCTACAAATGTATCCCAGTTTTCTTCAGCTTTAAAAAACATATCTGAATTAATTGTTACTATGTGTATTGTAGCATTAATTTTTGAAACTACTTCCTGTAATGTTCCTCGGTTTTTAGTAATATCAATGGTTCTTAAAACTTGATTCATAAACTTATATGCTTTAAGCTTAAAACGTTTATTTAAGGCATTACCATGATAGCTTAACCAATTCTCTACATTAAACTCATGAATGTTATATTTACTTCTGTTAAACTTTTTTGTTAACGATTCTGGTGTTCTATACAAAGTCATGGCATGCATTCTTGCGTCTTCTAATGGTTTATTAGAATGATTTAAAATCGCATCTTGAATGTGACAATTTGCTATTAACCAATCTGTAGATTTCCAGTCTGTTGCCACAGGTATTAAATGCTCTATTAAATTTGGTTTTAAAGCTGCTAATTCCCATGCAATTCCTCCACCAACCGATCCTCCAATAACCGCGTATAGTTTATTTATATTTAACTTTTTTAAAGCTAAAGCAAAAAGTTTTGCAACATCTCTAGCTATAAAATCTCTATAATTTTCAATTATGTTTTCATGTTTACCATCAAACCCATTTCCAGGAATATTAAATGCTAGTACCGTAAATTGCGTTGTATCTATACATTTAAAATCACCAATTAAATCATTCCACCAGCCATTTTCTCCTGTTACTTTAGAGTTTCCTGTTAGCGCATGATTAACCATAACAATTGGTGCACCATGTAAAGGTTTACCAAAAACCTGGTAAGACAAGTTTACATTTACAGCCTTACCAGATTTAGTTACATAATTAAGAATTTTTATGTAGCTTAAATTTTCCATAATTAATTTTGCGATACATTATATTCTTTTTCTACAGCTATTTTTACAGGTGTTTTATTATACAAATTATCTCTTACCGGACATCTTTCTTCAACAACCTGTAACCATTTTGTTAAAGTTTCAATTGACGCATTGGTTTCTGGAATTAAATTAATTTCTATAAACTTAAAACCTGCTCTTTCATTATTAGAACTTCCTAAAAAACGATTAGGATTTAATTCTCCTGATACTTCAATTTTTAAATTATTTATTTTAAACCCTAATTCTTTTGCTACCAATTGCCCAATAACATTTATACAACCTGCAAATCCAGCTAAAATGTATTCTACAGGATTTGCATCGTCATCTGTACCACCTAAAGCTTCTGGCTCATCAACCACTAATGTAAATTGTCTGGTTTTACCAATAAATTTTGTTGCAGATGCACTTTCTCCAATAACACTAAATTTTAAATCACTCATAATTTCTTTATTTTAAAGTGTTATTTTTTGTTTTACAACCGCAAACGCCTCTTTTAAATCGGCTTTTAAATCTTCAACATTTTCAATGCCCACAGAAAGTCTTATTAAATCTTTTGTTACACCAGTGCTTTCTTGAGCTGCATCGCTTAACTGTTGATGTGTAGTACTTGCAGGATGAATTATTAGTGATTTTGTATCTCCTATGTTCGCTAAAAGAGAGAACAACTTTGTGGTATCTGCAATTGTTTTTGCAGACTCGTAACCACCTTCTACTCCAAAAGTTACAATACCGCTTTGACCATTAGGTAAGTATTTATCTGCTAAATTTTTATAGTCGCTTGTTTCTAATCCAGGATAATTTACCCAAGTAACTTCTTCTTGTTGCTGTAACCATTTTGCAAGTTCTAATGCATTTTGACTATGTTTAGTTATTCGTAACTCTAATGTTTCTAATCCTTGAATAATTTGAAAGGCATTAAACGGGCTTAATGCTCCTCCATAATCTCTTAATCCTTCAATTCTAATTTTTGCAATAAATGCCGCATCTCCAATAGCTTCACTATATACTAAACCATGATAACCTGGTGATGGTTCTGTAAATTCTGGAAACTTACCATTAGTCCAATCAAAATTTCCAGCATCAATAACTACACCACCTAAAGATGTACCATTACCATTAATGTATTTTGTTAAAGAATGAATTACAATATTTGCACCGTACTTAATTGGGTTTAACAAATACGGCGTAGCTACAGTATTGTCTACAATCAAAGGCACTTTATGCGCTTTTGCGTGTTTAGAAATTGCTTCAATATCTAACACATCTAATTTAGGGTTTCCTAAAGATTCCACAAAAATTGCTCTTGTATTCTCTTGTGCTGCTGCTTCAAAATTTTCTGGATTTGAAGGATCTACAAACGTTGTTGTAATACCATGTCTTGGCAGCGTTACACTTAATAAATTATACGTTCCGCCATACAAACTACTAGAAGCAACAATATGATCTCCAGCTTTTAAAAGCGTTAACAAGGTTGTAGAAATAGCTGCTGTTCCAGATGCTGTTGCTACTGCAGCAATTCCTCCTTCTAAAGCTGCTAATCGCTGCTCTAAAACATCATTTGTTGGGTTATTTAATCTTGTGTAAATAAATCCTGGAACAGAAAGATTAAACCTTCCTGCTGCATCGTCTGAATCATCAAAAACATAAGCTGAAGATTGATAAATAGGAACTGCTCTTGTTCCTCCTGTTTGATTTACATCGTGTCCTGCGTGCAACGCTTTTGTTGCAAATTTTTGTGTACTCATTTTTCTAAGTTTTTTGAGTTAAATAAATTAAACCAAAAGTCAAATAAGCTTCGTTTGAAGCGTACTTAATAGAAAAATGTTAAAAAGAAAATGCTAATTGCAGATGGGCAATTAGTCTATAGTTATCTATCCAATATTTCGATAAATGAATCGTAATATTAAGTAGAATTTAGCACCTTCTTAGTAAATCTAAGGGTTGCTAAGGCTTCAGCGAGTCTATCTCTCCACCTTTCTTGATAACATTTCAGTAAGTGTTTTGAACTTTGTGAATACAAATATTGCTTCACAAAATTTTAATATCCAAATTATTTCAAGCTTTTGTGATTTTTTTATGAAATTATTAATATTATAGGTTGTTTTTTGCTAAATATTTATTTTTAATCACTTCACCTACAGGCTTGTTTTCAATTTTACTTTCTAACCAAGAAATTATATCTAAATATAAAAACGCTCGTCTTTCGTATGGATGATCTTCAAAAGTCTTTAATATTTTATGAAGTTCTCTAAAAGCATTTTTTAAATCATGAGGATAAATATCCTGTAATCCTCTAATAAATTTTATCATTTCTTTTTGCACCTCATGCAAGTCATTCATTTTAATTAAAAACTTATAAGTACTACGTAGCAAAGTCTCTAAGTGATAATCTAAGCCAGCTTCGTAATGCGCCACAAGGTTTAAAACACGAGAAAAACATAACAAATCTTCTCGCATAGAAAGTGATTTATTAGAAATAATTTTATCTAAATAAAAAATACAATCTTTATTATTTCCTGCACCAAAATGCAAACTCGCGAACTTATAATAAAATATCATTTTATGGTGTGGATCTATTCTTTCTTCAAAAGCAATCAAACCTTTTTCAATTTCTGGAATAATATCTAAACCAGCTTTAAAACTTCCGTCTATAAAATACTGATTGATATTATGAAAGTTAACATAAAGAAAAATTAAACTAGACACATTTTCATCTTTCACAAATTTTTGATTTGTTACCGTAGCTTTAAAAGTGTTTAATTTTTTTAAAAATTTTGGTTTATTACTTATAAAAAAGAGCGACTCTAATAAATAGTTGTTTCCTTTTAAAAAAAATACAGGATTAAGGTTTATCATACTCGGGTTTTGATAAAACAAATCAACCCATTTAGATGCATATTTATAACAATTTAAAAAATCCTGAAGCAAAAAACTATACCACAAATATGCCTTGTAAAACCATAGTTTTTCTCTAAAACCTACAGTTGCTAAATTTATTTTTGGCAACCTATCATTAAAGTACTTAGTTACACGCAAACCTTCTTCTTGGTTTTTTACGTAACCTGTTTTTAAAATAATACTATATAATTGCAGCGAAAGATTAGAAAGTTTACTCGCAATTACATTTTGATAACTTAAATCTTTTGCTTGTAATGCAAGCTCATCTGCTCGAGAACTTATACTTCTTGTTATGTATTGAGATTCAATAATTTTTTCAAGCTCAACAATCTCAAAAGCCATATTTTTCTCTTCGTTAAGTATAGCTAATTCTTTGGCTTTATCTAAAATTTTTAAACTCTGTTTATATAAACCTTTATGGTAAAGGATAGATGCAAAATCAAGCTGCTCTCGTATTTGAGAGCGAATGTTTTGATGAGAAGGACTTAGTTTTAAACTAATTAAAATTTGCTTGTATAAATGTGCTTTTACATTAGCCAATTGCTGCTTTTTAACAATTCCGCTTTTAATTATTACAACCTCATCATAGGATTTAGCTTTATCCAAAAGGTTAAATAAATTTAAAAATTTAGAATCTGAATTCACTCCAAGTCTTCCTACATAAAGCTTAAACTGTCTTTTTTCAGACTTTGTTAATGACTTTACCAGAGAAAATAAATTATCTTTTTGGTCTTTAGTTGTCAATTCAATTTTAAATTAAATTACTAGTAATCAAGTGTTTAAAAATCAAATTTACGTTTGAACATCGTAATCTATAACAGAAACGCCAAGCAGTTAAAAAATTCAAAATATAAATTCGTAAGACAATACTAAACTATATTTTGATAAATGTCAAATAACAATATTCAAATTTTTGATACAACACTTCGAGATGGAGAACAAGTTCCTGGCTGTAAATTAAACACTGAGCAAAAAGTAATTATTGCTAAACAGTTAGATTTACTTGGAGTAGATGTTATAGAAGCAGGATTCCCTGTTTCTAGTCCTGGTGATTTTAAATCTGTAGAAGAAATTTCAAAAATCGTAAAAAATGCTACTGTTTGTGGTTTAACACGCTCTGTTGAAAACGACATAACTGTAGCTTCCCAAGCTTTAAAATATGCAAAAAAACCAAGAATACATACAGGTATTGGCACATCAGACTCACATATAATTCACAAATTTAAATCTAACAAAGAAGCTGTATTAAAACGCGCTTATGCCGCTGTAAAACACGCAAAATCTTTTGTAGAAGACGTAGAATTTTATGCAGAAGACGCAGGACGAACAGATAATGATTATTTAGCAAAAGTATGTGAAGCTGCCATAAAAGCTGGAGCTACTGTTTTAAACATTCCAGACACAACTGGCTATTGTTTACCTAGCGAGTATGGCGCTAAAATTAAATATTTAAAAGAAAACGTAAAAGGTATAGAAAAAGCCACTTTATCTTGCCATTGTCACAACGATTTAGGTTTAGCAACAGCAAATTCTATTGAAGGCGTAATTAATGGTGCCAGACAGATTGAATGCACAATAAATGGTATTGGAGAGCGTGCTGGCAATACTGCTTTAGAAGAAGTTGTCATGGTGCTAAAACAGCATCCTTATTTAAATTTAGATACTAATATTAAAACCGAAATGCTTTATGGAATGAGCCAACTTGTTTCAAACAGCATGGGCATTTATACACAACCAAATAAAGCTATAGTTGGCGCAAATGCTTTTGCGCACAGTTCTGGAATACATCAAGATGGTGTGATTAAAAACCGTGAAACCTACGAAATTATTAATCCTAAAGACGTTGGTGTTACAGAATCTGCCATTGTTTTAACCGCAAGAAGCGGAAGAGCTGCACTTGCATACAGAGCTAAAAACGTAGGTTACGAACTTACAAAACTTCAACTGGACGATGTTTATGCCAGTTTTTTAGTTTTTGCTGATAAAAAGAAAGAAATAAACGATAATGATATTCATCAAATTATTGAAACTAGTAACGTCTACCAACAAATAATCTCTGCTTAAATGAAAAAAACACTATTCGACAAAGTCTGGGATGCACACGTTGTAGACACTATAAAAAATGGTCCACAAGTACTCTATATAGACAAACACTTAATACACGAAGTCACTAGTCCGCAAGCTTTTAATGAATTAGAAGATCGCGGAATTCCTGTTTTTAGACCAAATCAAATTGTTGCTACTGCAGACCACAATACACCAACACAAAACCAAGACCAACCAATAAAAGACGAGCTCTCTAGAAAACAACTAGAACAACTCTCTATAAATTGCAAAAAAAATAATATTACATTATACCAATTAGGCCATAAATATAATGGTATTGTACATGTTATGGCGCCAGAACTTGGTATAACCCAACCTGGAATGACAATGGTTTGTGGTGATAGCCACACCTCAACACATGGTGCTTTTGGCACAATTGCTTTTGGCATTGGAACCAGCCAAGTTGCTCAAGTTTTTGCCAGCCAATGTTTACTTCTTACCAAGCCTAAAAGCTTACGTGTAAACGTAAATGGAAAACTAAAAAAAGGGGTTTTACCAAAAGATGTAATTCTGTATATAATTTCTAAACTAGGCACCAATTCTGGTACTGGATATTTTTGTGAGTATGCTGGTAATGTTTTTGAAGAAATGAGTATGGAAGGCAGAATGACCGTTTGCAATATGAGCATAGAAATGGGAGCGCGCGGCGGTATGATTGCTCCAGACGAGACTACTTTTAACTATGTAAAAAACAGACAATTTGCTCCTAAGGGTGAAGACTTTAATAAAAAAGTTGCCTATTGGAAAACTTTACCTACAGATGAAGGCGCCACATTTGACAAAGAATACGCTTTTAATGCTGAAGACATTGAACCAATGATTACCTATGGTACTAATCCTGGAATGGGAATTAAAATTACAGAAAATATTCCTGCAGAAACTAACGCTTCGTTTAAAAAATCTCTTGAATACATGAATTTTGAAGCAGGAGAAAGCCTAATAAACAAACCTATAAACTTTGTTTTTATTGGCAGTTGCACCAATTCTAGAATTGAAGATTTTAGAGTTGCCGCAAATTTTATAAAAGGAAAGCAAAAAGCTAAAAATGTTACTGCTTGGTTAGTACCTGGAAGTAAACAGGTGGAAACTCAAATTATTAACGAAGGTTTAAAAGCTGTTTTTGATGCTGCAGGATTTGAGCTTAGACAACCAGGTTGCTCTGCTTGTTTAGCTATGAATGAAGATAAAATACCTCAAGGAGAATATTGCGTTTCTACATCTAACCGAAATTTTGAAGGTAGACAAGGTCAAGGTTCTAGAACCATTTTGGCAAGCCCATTAGTTGCAGCTGCAACTGCTGTAGAAGGAAAAATTATAGACATTACTAAACACCTTAATTAATATGGAAAAGTTTACAACACTACATTCTAAAGCAATTCCTTTACAGATTGAAAACGTAGATACAGATCAAATTATTCCTGCCCGTTTTTTAAAAGCGACAGATAAACAAGGTTTTGGTGATAATGTTTTTAGAGATTGGAGATACAACAAGGACAACACACTAAATATTGATTTTGCACTTAATAATCCTAATCATTCTGGCTCTATTTTAGTTGCCGGTGATAATTTTGGTTGCGGTTCGAGTAGAGAACACGCGGCTTGGGCTTTAACTGGCTATGGTTTTAAGGTGGTTGTTTCTAGCTTTTTTGCAGATATTTTTAAGGGCAATGCCCTAAATAACGGCTTACTTCCTGTTCAAGTTTCTAAAGCTTTTTTAAACACTTTATTTAAAAGCATTAAAAAAGATTCAAACATTAACATAATTGTGAATTTAGAAGCACAAACTATTGCTATTGAAAATACAGAACATGTAGCGCATTTTGAAATTAATAGTTATAAAAAAACCTGTTTAATTAATGGGTATGATGATATCGACTTTTTACTTAGTAAAAAAGCAAAAATTGAAGCTTTTGAAATTAGCCTTAATTAATAAACGCGTTAGTGATTGAACGGTTTGTTTGAGCTCCTTGAAAAGAGCGAGTAGTGAAAGCACGACCTTTAGGTAACGCCATAAAACAAAAAATAAAATTTCTGCTTTGCCAGAAAAAAACAAAAAGTATAAATTATAGGAAACTATTCCTGTTTAAGAAGTAAGAAATATGAAATTAAATATCGCAGTTTTACCAGGAGATGGCATTGGCCCAGAAGTTACTCAAGAAGCAATAAAAGCGCTACAAGCTATTGCTCTAGAATTTGACCACACGTTTTCGTTTGTTGAAGCTCCTGTTGGAGCAACCGCTATAGACCAAACAGGAAATCCTTTACCAGAAGAAACCTTAGATGTTTGCGAGGCTTCGCATGCCATATTATTTGGTGCTATTGGCGACCCTAAATACGATAACAATCCAGAGGCTAAAGTGAGACCAGAACAAGGGTTACTTCGTTTAAGGAAATCTTTAGGTTTATTTGCTAATATTAGACCTGTAAAGGCTTATGATGCGCTCATTGAAAAATCGCCTTTAAAAAAAGATATTATTCAAGGTACAGATATTAGTATTTATAGAGAGTTAACTGGTGGTATTTACTTTGGTGAAAAGCATTTAAGTGATGATGGTAATACTGCTTCAGATTTATGTTTATACACTAAAAGCGAAATTGAACGCATTGCTCATTTAGCCTTTAAAGCTGCAAAAGCCAGGAAAAACAAAGTAACTTTAGTAGACAAAGCAAATGTTTTAGAAAGCTCAAGACTTTGGCGAAAAGTGGTAACAGACATCTCCAAACAATATCCTGATGTTTCTTTAGACTTTTTGTTTGTTGATAACGCAGCCATGCAAATGATTTTAAACCCTAATCAATTTGATGTTATTTTAACCGAAAACATGTTTGGAGATATTATTAGCGACGAAGCGAGTGTTATTGGTGGCTCTATTGGTTTACTTGCCTCTGCATCTGTTGGAGAAAAATATGCCATGTTTGAGCCTATTCATGGCTCTTATCCTCAAGCTACTGGAAAAGGTATAGCCAATCCAATAGCATCAATATTATCTGCCGCCATGTTACTAGAACACTTTAATTTACATGCAGAAGCCGAACTAATTAAACTTGCTGTAGAAAAATCTTTAAAATTAAACATTACTACACCAGACTTAAATAAAGACCATAACAATGTATCGACATCTAAGGTTGGCGATTTTATAGCCGATTTTATATCTAACCCTAACGACTCTAACCTTAATTTTCACAACATACATTTAGGTCAATCTACAATTATATAATATATGCCTACACAGCCTAAACTCACTCGATTTAAACAAACTGTATTGTCTAAATACCAGATATACAATAGTATATTCATGACCCTACCTTTTGATTCTATTTCTAAAACAGGCGTTTTATTACCGCTTTTTCATGAAACCTGTAAAAACGGTTTTGAGAACGGAGATAACCCAACCACAATTGTTAATACCTTTTTTAAAAAATACCAAGCTAGAAGATCTAAAGAGAGCCAGATTGATTTATTGTTTCGCTTTATTCAATATATAGAACGCCAAGTTGTATTATTTGATGCTATTGAAGATGCCGCTTTTCCTGTAGTTAACAACATGGATGGTATTGGTACTTTAAGAAGTTTAAAGGAAACTGCCTCTTCTGAAAATAAATTAGAAAAACTACAACAATATTTAGAAGAATTTAAAGTAAGAATTGTTTTAACCGCGCATCCTACTCAATTTTATCCTGGTGCAGTTTTAGGTATTATAACAGATTTAACTGAAGCTGTAAAGGAAAACGACCTACTTAGAATAAACGATTTATTAGCCCAACTTGGCAAAACACCTTTCTTTAAACACAAAAAACCAACTCCGTACGACGAAGCCGTTAGTTTAATATGGTATTTAGAAAATGTATTTTATAAATCGTTTGGTAGTATTTACGATTATATACAGCAAAACATATTTGATGGTAAACATATTAATAACGATATTATTAATATTGGCTTTTGGCCTGGTGGAGATAGAGATGGGAATCCTTTTGTTACTCCAGAAATCACTTTAAATGTTGCAAACAGGCTACACGAAACTATTATTAAAAACTACTATAGAGATATACGTAAACTTAAAAGAAAACTAACGTTTAAAGATGTTGAAGAACGTGTTTTTAACTTAGAAACAGAGCTTTACAATATTATCTCACATGAAAAATCTACTTTAACATTAGAGCATTTTAGCTCAGAATTAGAAAACATAAAGCAAATTATAATTGATAAACATCAATCGCTTTATGCCGAAGAAATTAACAGCTTAATTAATAAAGTTCATCTCTTTGGCTTTCATTTTGCTAATTTAGATATAAGGCAAGATAGCAGAAAGCACAATCAATTTTTTAATAATATGGTTGATGCTTTACTTGAAAACAAAAGTGAAATATTTCCAAAAAATTACCATGATTTAAACGAAAAGGAACAAGTTAAAATACTCTCTAAAGTAAAAGGAAATATAGACCTTTCGTTAATAAAAGACGAAGAAACTTTAAAGGCTTTAAACACTATGAAAGCCATTAAAACCATCCAAAACACTAATGGCGAAAAGGCTGCCAACCGTTATATAATTAGCAACAACCAAACAACTTTAAATGTCATGCAATTGTTTGCTATGCTTAAACTTGTTGCTTTTCAAGATAAGCTTACGGTAGACATCGGTCCGCTTTTTGAAACCATTACAGATTTAGAAAATGCTCCTGCTGTTATGGAAGCACTGTACACTAATCCAGAATATGCAGCACATTTAAAATCTAGAGGAAACAAACAAACTATAATGCTTGGGTTTAGCGATGGTACAAAAGATGGTGGATATCTTATGGCAAATTGGGCTATTTATAAAGCAAAAGAAAATCT from Lacinutrix sp. 5H-3-7-4 includes the following:
- the leuC gene encoding 3-isopropylmalate dehydratase large subunit, giving the protein MKKTLFDKVWDAHVVDTIKNGPQVLYIDKHLIHEVTSPQAFNELEDRGIPVFRPNQIVATADHNTPTQNQDQPIKDELSRKQLEQLSINCKKNNITLYQLGHKYNGIVHVMAPELGITQPGMTMVCGDSHTSTHGAFGTIAFGIGTSQVAQVFASQCLLLTKPKSLRVNVNGKLKKGVLPKDVILYIISKLGTNSGTGYFCEYAGNVFEEMSMEGRMTVCNMSIEMGARGGMIAPDETTFNYVKNRQFAPKGEDFNKKVAYWKTLPTDEGATFDKEYAFNAEDIEPMITYGTNPGMGIKITENIPAETNASFKKSLEYMNFEAGESLINKPINFVFIGSCTNSRIEDFRVAANFIKGKQKAKNVTAWLVPGSKQVETQIINEGLKAVFDAAGFELRQPGCSACLAMNEDKIPQGEYCVSTSNRNFEGRQGQGSRTILASPLVAAATAVEGKIIDITKHLN
- a CDS encoding PLDc N-terminal domain-containing protein — translated: MDKTITEFSLGLFTWQALIIISFGLWIFCLIDILRNQFQKNDKVIWALVVILLPFIGSLLYLFIGKSKKLKLN
- a CDS encoding O-acetylhomoserine aminocarboxypropyltransferase/cysteine synthase family protein, whose translation is MSTQKFATKALHAGHDVNQTGGTRAVPIYQSSAYVFDDSDDAAGRFNLSVPGFIYTRLNNPTNDVLEQRLAALEGGIAAVATASGTAAISTTLLTLLKAGDHIVASSSLYGGTYNLLSVTLPRHGITTTFVDPSNPENFEAAAQENTRAIFVESLGNPKLDVLDIEAISKHAKAHKVPLIVDNTVATPYLLNPIKYGANIVIHSLTKYINGNGTSLGGVVIDAGNFDWTNGKFPEFTEPSPGYHGLVYSEAIGDAAFIAKIRIEGLRDYGGALSPFNAFQIIQGLETLELRITKHSQNALELAKWLQQQEEVTWVNYPGLETSDYKNLADKYLPNGQSGIVTFGVEGGYESAKTIADTTKLFSLLANIGDTKSLIIHPASTTHQQLSDAAQESTGVTKDLIRLSVGIENVEDLKADLKEAFAVVKQKITL
- a CDS encoding amidohydrolase family protein yields the protein MLLVDKQSTNYLNSKNIKSANNNSFLITNVNIIPMNQDTVLVNKMVYIKDGIIQKIGNKIETNGVETLDAKNKYLTPGLIDMHVHVWDRYELGLYLSNGVTAVRNLWGMPMHLRIKEEANNNEIISPIFFTTGPKLTGPEFIGDDNLNLNNPHEAKEKVISFKKRGYDFIKTYYGLDKEIFDAVIEQAKVSNIDIVAHPSQKVPYSYHFNSQIKSIEHVEEIIQQPLNYNLLDTLKLKEVVNDFSKSKHSAFSPTLTVYNNIYQMLINDNILELEQLQFMNPLIKRIDSKAQFDRWHSTKLRDSSIIKAIKNQHDLHIKIIKKLHKEGVTFICGTDAGIGVTIPGFSIHQELAFYKEAGLSNYEVLKTATINASKTHSIMNNMGTIEVGKIANLLLTDSNPLLELSTLKNPSTIFIKGRKLNKDSLENFEEKARNRKNLIASAVRYLEHLIFEK
- a CDS encoding 2-isopropylmalate synthase; protein product: MSNNNIQIFDTTLRDGEQVPGCKLNTEQKVIIAKQLDLLGVDVIEAGFPVSSPGDFKSVEEISKIVKNATVCGLTRSVENDITVASQALKYAKKPRIHTGIGTSDSHIIHKFKSNKEAVLKRAYAAVKHAKSFVEDVEFYAEDAGRTDNDYLAKVCEAAIKAGATVLNIPDTTGYCLPSEYGAKIKYLKENVKGIEKATLSCHCHNDLGLATANSIEGVINGARQIECTINGIGERAGNTALEEVVMVLKQHPYLNLDTNIKTEMLYGMSQLVSNSMGIYTQPNKAIVGANAFAHSSGIHQDGVIKNRETYEIINPKDVGVTESAIVLTARSGRAALAYRAKNVGYELTKLQLDDVYASFLVFADKKKEINDNDIHQIIETSNVYQQIISA
- a CDS encoding alpha/beta fold hydrolase, coding for MENLSYIKILNYVTKSGKAVNVNLSYQVFGKPLHGAPIVMVNHALTGNSKVTGENGWWNDLIGDFKCIDTTQFTVLAFNIPGNGFDGKHENIIENYRDFIARDVAKLFALALKKLNINKLYAVIGGSVGGGIAWELAALKPNLIEHLIPVATDWKSTDWLIANCHIQDAILNHSNKPLEDARMHAMTLYRTPESLTKKFNRSKYNIHEFNVENWLSYHGNALNKRFKLKAYKFMNQVLRTIDITKNRGTLQEVVSKINATIHIVTINSDMFFKAEENWDTFVDLKLIKENVNIHEIKSIHGHDAFLIEFNQLAGFLKPIFQINKNANKIKELSLLEQD
- a CDS encoding OsmC family protein; this translates as MSDLKFSVIGESASATKFIGKTRQFTLVVDEPEALGGTDDDANPVEYILAGFAGCINVIGQLVAKELGFKINNLKIEVSGELNPNRFLGSSNNERAGFKFIEINLIPETNASIETLTKWLQVVEERCPVRDNLYNKTPVKIAVEKEYNVSQN